A DNA window from Arachis duranensis cultivar V14167 chromosome 3, aradu.V14167.gnm2.J7QH, whole genome shotgun sequence contains the following coding sequences:
- the LOC107479927 gene encoding BTB/POZ domain-containing protein At5g41330: MPPFVSSEADGGVLKWQPNIVTIDVGGQLFQTTKQTLTSAGPKTFFSRIAEASSPYYAPFVDRDPEIFSLLLSLLRTGNLPSKAKSFDLQDLILESQFYGIENLLVNSLSSPSNFEPFNLHKSLLLPLNGRDSPSTIATTRYGSVHVAHGSKITTFDWSLRRKSTILTHFTAVDSLLALSPSLAAAGATDFSGLQILDLNKGHVRETLTWENVTRSGSTVQAIGSSREELFVSFESSRRNSNTIVVYDLQSLKPVTEIGHNEIYGADIDSAIPATKLQWVEGYNLLMASGSHSGPSGVSGNVRLWDVRSGNVVWEMPEKVDCFADVAVSDPLSVIFKVGVNSGEAFYIDLRNLSSGGNTSNTWVCLGDKRKVTNGKKEGIGCKVETQGNQVFCTKGGDVELWSEVVMGNKKVGESVSVEGGRIFKKNLMGRVQDMGGAKITNLAFGGSRMFLTKRDQHFVEVWQSSSREL, translated from the coding sequence atgccACCGTTTGTAAGTTCTGAAGCAGATGGAGGTGTGCTTAAATGGCAACCCAACATAGTAACCATCGACGTTGGTGGGCAGCTCTTCCAAACGACGAAGCAAACGCTAACTTCAGCAGGTCCCAAAACCTTCTTCTCAAGAATCGCCGAAGCATCATCACCGTACTACGCACCCTTTGTCGACAGAGACCCCGAAATCttctctctcctcctctctctcctccgcACCGGCAACCTCCCTTCCAAGGCCAAATCATTCGATCTCCAAGACCTAATCTTGGAATCCCAATTTTATGGCATCGAGAATCTCCTCGTTAATTCTCTCTCAAGCCCCTCTAATTTCGAGCCCTTCAACCTCCACAAATCGCTCTTACTGCCCTTGAACGGAAGGGATTCCCCTTCCACCATCGCCACCACCCGATACGGTTCCGTCCACGTGGCCCACGGTTCCAAGATCACCACCTTTGACTGGTCCCTCCGCCGAAAATCTACCATCCTCACCCACTTCACAGCCGTGGACTCCCTATTGGCGCTATCTCCCTCGTTAGCCGCCGCCGGCGCCACCGATTTCTCCGGCCTGCAGATCCTCGACCTCAATAAGGGACACGTAAGAGAAACCCTAACTTGGGAAAACGTGACGAGATCGGGTTCAACCGTTCAGGCCATTGGTTCCTCGCGGGAGGAACTCTTCGTCAGCTTCGAGTCTTCTCGCCGGAACTCGAACACCATCGTTGTCTACGATCTTCAGAGCCTGAAACCCGTCACTGAGATCGGCCACAACGAGATCTACGGCGCCGATATCGACTCGGCGATCCCGGCGACGAAGCTACAGTGGGTGGAAGGATACAACCTCCTGATGGCGTCCGGGTCCCACAGCGGCCCCTCGGGCGTCTCCGGGAACGTGAGGCTGTGGGACGTGCGGTCAGGGAACGTGGTGTGGGAGATGCCGGAGAAGGTGGATTGCTTCGCAGACGTGGCAGTTTCTGATCCCCTATCAGTGATCTTCAAGGTCGGGGTGAACTCCGGCGAGGCCTTCTACATTGATCTGCGAAATTTGAGCAGTGGAGGAAACACGAGCAACACGTGGGTGTGTCTCGGTGATAAGAGGAAAGTGACGAATGGGAAGAAGGAAGGGATTGGGTGCAAGGTGGAGACGCAGGGGAACCAAGTGTTCTGCACCAAAGGTGGTGACGTGGAGCTTTGGTCGGAGGTGGTTATGGGGAACAAGAAGGTTGGTGAGAGTGTGTCCGTTGAGGGAGGGAGGATTTTCAAGAAGAACCTCATGGGTAGGGTCCAGGATATGGGTGGTGCCAAAATTACCAATTTAGCCTTCGGTGGTAGCAGGATGTTCCTCACTAAGAGGGACCAACACTTTGTTGAAGTTTGGCAGAGTTCGTCTAGGGAGCTTTGA